A stretch of the Candidatus Omnitrophota bacterium genome encodes the following:
- the guaA gene encoding glutamine-hydrolyzing GMP synthase encodes MAKDWIAILDFGSQYTRLIARRIRENGAYSEILPYNTPAKKIRFLKPNGLILSGGPASVVSKNSPCPDKDIFSLGIPVLGICYGAQLMAKLLGGCVGKASAGEYGSASLRVVESRGLLNGIGPYSVVWMSHGDKITRLPAGFSLSAKTGNSGISVMQDIGKKLYAVQFHPEVGHTVDGAKILKNFIFDICACHGRWSMGSFAQEAVKSIREKTHGEKVLCGLSGGVDSSVLALLLHKAIGGKLKAVFIDNGLLRSNEAAIVEKRFRRSYRIGLKCVDSTRVFLKALKGVTEPEKKRKIIGKVFIDVFEKQARSFGDIKFLAQGTLYPDIIESRSAAGGPSAVIKTHHNVGGLPNKMKFKLIEPLKELFKDEVRLLGKELGMPDELVYRHPFPGPGLAVRIIGDITKAKLDTLRKADAILIDEIKCSGLYSKLWQAFCVFLPVNTVGVMGDERTYKNVICVRAVTSNDAMTADWARLPDNVLQKVSSRIINEVEGINRVVYDISSKPPSTIEWE; translated from the coding sequence ATGGCAAAAGACTGGATAGCTATTCTTGATTTTGGTTCCCAATATACCCGCCTGATAGCCCGCAGAATAAGGGAAAACGGCGCGTATTCGGAAATACTGCCCTATAATACGCCTGCTAAAAAAATACGGTTTCTAAAACCCAACGGCCTCATCCTGTCCGGCGGGCCTGCCAGTGTCGTATCAAAGAACAGCCCATGTCCCGACAAAGATATTTTCTCTCTCGGCATACCCGTATTGGGCATATGTTACGGCGCTCAACTTATGGCTAAATTGCTTGGAGGCTGTGTTGGCAAAGCCTCTGCCGGGGAATATGGCAGCGCGAGTTTACGCGTTGTTGAGAGCAGGGGTCTTTTAAACGGTATTGGCCCTTATAGTGTTGTATGGATGAGCCATGGCGATAAAATTACAAGACTGCCGGCGGGTTTTAGCTTATCGGCAAAGACAGGAAATTCCGGTATTTCGGTTATGCAGGATATCGGAAAGAAACTTTATGCCGTCCAGTTCCACCCGGAGGTAGGCCATACGGTTGACGGGGCAAAGATTTTGAAAAATTTTATTTTTGACATATGCGCCTGCCATGGCCGCTGGTCTATGGGGTCATTCGCGCAAGAGGCCGTCAAAAGCATACGCGAAAAAACCCATGGAGAAAAAGTGTTATGCGGTTTAAGCGGAGGCGTTGATTCCTCTGTCTTGGCGTTGCTTTTGCATAAGGCCATAGGCGGCAAGCTGAAGGCCGTGTTCATTGATAACGGCCTCTTACGCAGCAATGAAGCGGCTATTGTTGAAAAACGGTTTAGACGCAGTTACCGGATAGGCTTGAAATGCGTTGATTCAACAAGGGTATTTTTAAAGGCCCTTAAAGGCGTAACAGAGCCTGAAAAAAAACGCAAGATAATCGGAAAAGTTTTTATTGATGTGTTTGAGAAACAGGCAAGGTCCTTTGGCGATATTAAATTTCTCGCGCAAGGGACCTTATATCCGGACATCATTGAATCTCGTTCGGCAGCCGGAGGCCCTTCCGCCGTCATCAAGACACATCACAATGTAGGCGGCCTGCCAAACAAAATGAAATTCAAACTTATAGAGCCGCTCAAAGAGCTTTTTAAAGATGAGGTCAGGCTTTTGGGAAAAGAGCTTGGTATGCCGGATGAACTGGTCTATAGGCATCCTTTCCCGGGCCCGGGCCTTGCCGTCAGGATTATAGGAGATATCACAAAGGCGAAGCTTGATACGTTAAGAAAGGCCGACGCTATACTGATAGACGAAATAAAATGTTCCGGATTATATTCAAAATTATGGCAGGCTTTTTGCGTCTTTTTGCCTGTCAACACGGTAGGCGTAATGGGTGACGAGAGAACTTATAAAAATGTTATATGCGTGCGCGCTGTTACCAGCAATGACGCTATGACAGCTGACTGGGCAAGGTTGCCCGACAACGTATTGCAGAAAGTATCAAGCCGCATTATAAATGAAGTGGAAGGCATAAACAGGGTGGTGTATGACATATCTTCAAAACCGCCAAGTACGATAGAATGGGAATAG
- the purL gene encoding phosphoribosylformylglycinamidine synthase subunit PurL, protein MKKEVKVNLALAKELGLSKNEFADIKRMMKRTPNVTELGVFSAMWSEHCSYKNSRKQFRKFPKKSKQVLIGAGEENSGIVDIGDGYGVSFKMESHNHPSAVEPFEASATGIGGCLRDIFTTGARPVAVLGAIRFGNLDTKKVKYLFKEVIRGLAHYANKSQVSAVGGDTYFDKSYEGNPLVNAFCVGILKHKDIMRGAACGIGNPIYYIGGDTGRDGVGGASFASQEITDDSASDTGRVAIGDPELGKRLRHACLELIEKGLVAGMQDMGAAGLTCSSCETASRSGTGIEIDVALVPQREKNMTAYEILLSESQERMLAILKNGSENEAMAVLKKWNINAFAIGKVIKEKIMRVKENGVVVCQVPISALTKKAPLYDRKSKEPKYLKEAQKLHLSKVAEPGNMNDVLSKLLDSPTIASKESAYAKFTYVDKDDVLIGAGSDAAVIKVKGTKKALALSVDCNGRFCYLNPYNGAMMNVAEAARNIVCSGAKPLAITDGLNFGNPMKPENYWQFEKCVEGLSKACAALDTPVVSGNVSFYNENPKGAIDPSPMVGMVGIIEDADKCVTQSFKRKDDIIVLLGDNRPDLSGSEYLYLVHAMKRGNPRIDINAEKRLHQTVLSAIDEGIIHSAHDLSEGGLAVALAESAISDRKLMLGACVELEKAGMRTDELLFGEAPSRIIVSLDKTGLDRLKAIAAKNKTSCVVIGVVGSDTLDIKVEGRSVINAKLSKLSHVWRNAIGSRLE, encoded by the coding sequence ATGAAAAAAGAGGTTAAGGTAAATTTAGCGCTGGCAAAAGAACTGGGTTTAAGCAAAAATGAATTTGCTGATATAAAGAGAATGATGAAAAGGACGCCAAACGTTACCGAATTAGGTGTTTTTTCCGCGATGTGGTCGGAGCATTGCAGTTATAAGAATTCAAGAAAGCAATTCAGGAAATTCCCCAAAAAATCAAAGCAGGTATTGATAGGCGCCGGAGAAGAGAATTCGGGAATTGTTGATATCGGGGACGGGTACGGTGTTTCATTCAAGATGGAATCCCATAACCATCCGTCGGCGGTTGAGCCTTTTGAGGCATCGGCAACGGGTATAGGAGGCTGCCTTAGGGATATTTTCACTACCGGCGCCAGGCCTGTAGCCGTATTAGGCGCCATAAGATTCGGCAATCTTGACACGAAAAAAGTAAAATATCTTTTTAAAGAGGTTATCAGGGGCCTTGCCCATTATGCCAACAAATCCCAGGTAAGCGCTGTTGGAGGAGACACTTATTTTGACAAATCATATGAAGGCAATCCTTTGGTCAACGCTTTTTGTGTAGGCATTCTTAAGCACAAGGATATTATGCGCGGCGCGGCCTGCGGCATAGGAAACCCCATTTATTATATCGGCGGTGATACGGGTAGAGACGGCGTCGGCGGCGCCAGCTTTGCTTCGCAGGAAATAACGGATGATTCAGCCTCCGATACAGGCAGGGTTGCCATAGGTGATCCTGAACTCGGAAAACGATTAAGACATGCCTGCCTGGAACTTATAGAAAAAGGCCTTGTTGCCGGTATGCAGGATATGGGCGCGGCAGGCCTTACTTGTTCTTCATGCGAAACGGCCTCAAGAAGCGGGACCGGTATTGAGATAGACGTCGCGTTAGTCCCCCAGCGGGAAAAGAATATGACCGCTTATGAGATACTTTTATCGGAGTCGCAGGAGAGGATGCTTGCCATACTTAAAAACGGCAGTGAAAACGAGGCTATGGCTGTGCTCAAGAAATGGAATATAAACGCCTTTGCCATAGGCAAAGTTATAAAAGAAAAGATTATGCGCGTTAAAGAAAACGGGGTTGTTGTATGCCAGGTGCCCATAAGCGCGCTTACTAAAAAGGCTCCGCTATATGACAGGAAATCCAAAGAACCCAAATATTTAAAAGAAGCTCAAAAACTCCACTTGTCAAAGGTTGCCGAACCCGGGAACATGAACGATGTCTTGTCCAAATTACTGGATTCTCCGACTATTGCCAGTAAAGAATCGGCATATGCCAAATTTACTTATGTGGATAAAGACGATGTCCTTATCGGCGCCGGTTCCGACGCGGCTGTGATAAAGGTCAAAGGCACCAAAAAGGCTCTTGCCTTAAGTGTTGATTGTAACGGCAGGTTTTGTTATCTAAATCCTTACAATGGCGCCATGATGAACGTGGCAGAGGCTGCCAGGAATATAGTCTGTTCAGGGGCAAAGCCTTTGGCAATAACCGACGGGCTTAATTTCGGCAACCCAATGAAACCTGAAAATTATTGGCAGTTTGAGAAATGCGTGGAAGGCCTTTCCAAAGCCTGCGCGGCGCTGGATACGCCTGTAGTCAGCGGTAATGTCAGTTTTTATAATGAAAATCCGAAAGGCGCTATTGATCCGAGCCCTATGGTAGGAATGGTAGGCATAATAGAAGACGCGGATAAATGTGTGACGCAAAGTTTTAAAAGAAAGGACGATATAATCGTTCTTTTAGGAGACAACAGGCCGGATCTTTCGGGAAGTGAATATTTATATCTTGTTCACGCGATGAAGAGAGGCAATCCCCGTATAGATATCAATGCTGAAAAACGCCTTCATCAAACCGTGCTTTCCGCTATTGACGAGGGGATAATACATTCGGCCCACGATCTTTCAGAGGGCGGCCTTGCCGTTGCGTTGGCGGAATCCGCCATATCTGATCGGAAACTGATGTTAGGAGCTTGCGTGGAACTGGAAAAAGCCGGCATGAGGACAGACGAGCTTTTATTCGGCGAAGCCCCTTCCAGAATAATAGTAAGTTTAGATAAAACCGGCCTGGATAGGCTTAAGGCCATTGCCGCCAAAAATAAGACTTCTTGCGTTGTAATAGGCGTTGTCGGTTCGGATACCTTGGACATCAAGGTTGAAGGCAGATCTGTTATCAATGCGAAGCTTTCAAAACTTAGCCATGTATGGCGTAACGCTATTGGGTCAAGACTGGAATAA
- the purF gene encoding amidophosphoribosyltransferase — protein MCGVFGVYGNRDASLLTYLGLYALQHRGEESAGILSYNKNRIIQRQGMGLVDDVFDKGSIQKLKGSLALGHVRYSTTGSSSASNIQPFLARHGKGHIAIAHNGNFTNAHSLREEMEQKGSVFQTTMDSELIIHMLARLRRKKLKESLGEVFSRLEGAFSVIMLVDGVLIGARDRLGMRPLCIGRLGSSYVLSSETCAFDIIGAKYIRDVKPAEIIFIGRNGLSSVTFDARKSRAHCIFEFIYFARPDSDIFTKNVYLVRKRLGMQLAKEAPVDADMVMPFPDSGNYAALGFAAESGLPFESGMIRNHYVGRTFIQPSQHIRDFRVRIKLNPIKALLKGKRVVIVEDSIVRGTTSRSRVESLRRAGAKEVHMRISCPPVISPCYYGIDFPTKKELIAASRTVDKIRDFIGLDSLHYLSLEGMLKAMPLAGDNFCKACFTRNYPTRIPRKFTKNILEKGR, from the coding sequence ATGTGCGGTGTATTCGGCGTATACGGAAACAGGGACGCGTCGTTATTGACGTATTTAGGCCTCTATGCTCTACAGCATAGAGGCGAAGAAAGCGCCGGCATATTATCCTATAACAAGAACAGGATAATACAGCGCCAGGGTATGGGCCTTGTTGACGATGTTTTTGACAAAGGCAGTATACAAAAATTAAAAGGCAGTTTGGCATTGGGCCATGTCCGTTATTCCACTACAGGCTCCAGCAGCGCCAGTAATATCCAGCCGTTTTTAGCAAGGCACGGTAAAGGCCATATAGCCATAGCGCATAACGGTAATTTTACCAATGCTCATTCTCTGCGCGAGGAAATGGAGCAAAAAGGTTCCGTCTTTCAGACGACTATGGATTCGGAGCTTATTATCCATATGCTTGCCCGGTTACGCCGTAAGAAGCTAAAAGAAAGCCTGGGAGAGGTTTTTTCCAGGCTTGAAGGGGCTTTTTCTGTTATAATGCTGGTAGACGGCGTGTTGATAGGCGCGCGCGACAGATTGGGCATGAGGCCCTTATGCATAGGAAGGCTCGGCAGCTCTTATGTTCTCTCAAGCGAGACATGCGCGTTTGATATCATAGGCGCCAAATACATACGCGATGTCAAGCCGGCAGAGATAATTTTTATTGGCAGAAACGGGCTTTCAAGCGTGACATTTGATGCCCGCAAGAGCCGCGCCCACTGTATCTTTGAGTTTATATATTTTGCCAGGCCTGACAGCGATATTTTTACAAAAAATGTTTATCTTGTAAGAAAACGTCTTGGGATGCAGTTGGCAAAAGAAGCGCCGGTTGATGCTGACATGGTAATGCCCTTTCCTGATTCAGGCAATTACGCGGCCTTAGGTTTTGCCGCCGAATCCGGCCTGCCTTTTGAGTCGGGGATGATACGAAACCATTATGTCGGCAGGACCTTTATCCAGCCCTCGCAGCATATCAGAGATTTCAGGGTTCGGATAAAGCTTAATCCGATCAAGGCTTTGCTTAAAGGAAAACGGGTTGTGATAGTTGAGGACTCCATAGTGCGCGGCACTACAAGCCGCAGCCGCGTTGAAAGCCTGCGCCGGGCAGGGGCCAAAGAGGTGCATATGAGAATAAGCTGTCCGCCCGTTATATCGCCGTGTTATTATGGGATAGATTTTCCAACGAAGAAAGAGCTTATAGCCGCCAGCCGGACGGTTGATAAAATACGGGATTTTATCGGGCTTGACAGCTTGCATTATCTTAGCCTGGAGGGCATGCTTAAGGCCATGCCTCTTGCCGGGGATAATTTTTGCAAGGCCTGTTTTACCCGGAATTATCCGACGCGCATCCCGAGAAAATTTACGAAAAATATACTGGAAAAAGGCAGATAA
- a CDS encoding DUF1846 domain-containing protein, protein MALCKIGFDNEKYLREQTDAIVERVARFNGKLYLEFGGKLLFDYHASRVLPGFDPNAKMRLLHKLKDKADIILCIYSGDIERRKVRADFGITYDSDILKVIDDLKGWGINILAVVITRFNDQPAAKIFKNKLERRGVRVYTHRAIKGYPKDVDTIVSDEGYGANKYIETKNPIVIVTAPGPGSGKLATCLNQLYHDYKKGKKSGYAKFETFPIWNLPLEHPVNVAYESATADIGDFNQIDPFHLKNYGQESVNYNRDIEIFPVLKMILEKITGTEAMYKSPTDMGVNRAGFGIINDKIVENAARQEIIRRYFRYSCEYILGLVEKDAVERVEAIMKKLKIKLSDRRVVSFAQKAAKEAEKSGKGNEGIYCGAAIELKDGIIITGKNSSLMHATSSLILNTIKVLAKIPDSVHLLSPGIIKSIARLKKDISDEKTASLDLEEALIALSISAATNPTSKICMKHLKGLSGCEMHMTHIPTTGDETGLRRLGINLTTEANFSTNSMFLS, encoded by the coding sequence ATGGCATTGTGCAAAATTGGTTTTGATAATGAGAAATATCTGCGTGAGCAGACGGATGCCATAGTGGAACGCGTGGCGCGATTTAACGGCAAGCTCTATTTGGAATTCGGCGGAAAGCTCCTGTTTGATTATCACGCGTCAAGGGTCTTACCCGGTTTTGACCCTAACGCGAAAATGAGGCTTTTGCATAAGCTTAAAGACAAGGCGGATATCATACTCTGCATATATTCGGGCGACATAGAGAGGAGAAAGGTAAGAGCGGATTTCGGAATTACGTATGACAGCGACATCCTCAAGGTAATAGACGACCTGAAAGGTTGGGGTATTAATATACTGGCTGTCGTGATCACCCGGTTTAATGACCAGCCCGCCGCGAAGATATTTAAAAACAAGCTTGAAAGAAGAGGGGTAAGGGTATATACCCACCGTGCCATAAAAGGGTATCCAAAGGATGTGGACACGATAGTAAGCGACGAAGGTTATGGCGCCAATAAGTATATAGAAACAAAAAACCCTATTGTTATTGTGACGGCCCCCGGCCCCGGCAGCGGTAAGCTTGCCACCTGCCTTAACCAGCTTTACCATGATTACAAGAAGGGCAAAAAAAGCGGGTATGCTAAGTTTGAGACATTTCCGATATGGAACCTGCCTCTTGAGCATCCTGTTAATGTCGCCTACGAGTCCGCGACTGCCGATATAGGAGATTTTAACCAGATAGACCCGTTTCACCTCAAAAATTACGGGCAGGAGAGCGTAAATTATAACCGGGACATTGAGATATTTCCTGTCCTTAAAATGATACTTGAAAAGATAACCGGCACGGAGGCGATGTATAAATCCCCTACCGATATGGGCGTAAACCGGGCGGGATTTGGTATTATTAACGATAAAATTGTTGAGAACGCGGCAAGGCAGGAGATAATAAGGCGTTATTTCAGGTATTCATGCGAATACATACTCGGTCTCGTGGAAAAAGACGCTGTTGAGCGCGTTGAGGCTATTATGAAAAAGCTCAAGATCAAATTATCCGACCGGCGCGTCGTGTCTTTTGCCCAGAAGGCGGCGAAAGAGGCCGAGAAATCCGGCAAAGGAAACGAGGGCATCTATTGCGGGGCCGCCATAGAGCTTAAGGACGGGATCATTATTACCGGGAAAAATTCATCTCTTATGCACGCTACGTCAAGCCTTATATTGAATACGATAAAAGTGCTTGCCAAAATACCCGATAGCGTGCATCTCTTGTCTCCGGGCATAATCAAATCAATAGCCAGGCTGAAAAAGGATATATCGGATGAAAAGACGGCAAGCCTTGACCTTGAAGAGGCCTTGATAGCGCTTAGCATAAGCGCTGCGACTAATCCGACCTCAAAGATCTGCATGAAACATCTTAAGGGCTTATCCGGCTGCGAGATGCATATGACGCATATACCGACTACAGGTGATGAAACAGGCCTGCGCAGGCTGGGGATAAACCTTACTACCGAAGCGAATTTTTCAACTAACAGTATGTTCTTATCCTGA
- the typA gene encoding translational GTPase TypA, whose amino-acid sequence MTHQKRRKDIRNLAIIAHVDHGKTTLIDALLKYAGAYKFKEGESAIMDSNPIERERGITILSKNASLQYKGVQFNLVDTPGHADFGSEVERILKMVDGVLLLVDAFEGPMPQTKFVLKKSLELHLKPILVINKLDRPHVRPDEVADMVFDLFCELNATDEQLDFPIVYASGKEGYAALDLDDPRDSMKPLLEIILHRILPPVADAEMPFQMLITMLDYDSYIGRIGIGRIFCGAVHINDSIALVKRDGVIERGKVTRIMKYRGLARVEVEEASAGDIVLISGIDNVEVGETLACADNPQALPAIKIDEPTISMNFSHNTSPLAGTDGGRFLTSRHIRQRLMHEAMINVGVKVEDVAGTERLKVSGRGELHLAILIETMRREGYEIEVSKPQVILKKIDGRILEPVEEVVIEVDSEYQGAVMQALGCRKAQTREIKITSAGTCRMEFIIASRALVGFRSDFLMMTRGNGVMYQNFFEYQPYKGELPFRQNGVLISQNSGNAVAYAIFNLQDRGEIFIRPGDRIYEGMIVGVNNKGVDLVVNALREKKLTNMRASGSDEAIALTPPRQISLEFALEFIEDDELVEITPKSIRIRKIHLSETDRKRAGRAAQIN is encoded by the coding sequence ATGACTCATCAGAAAAGAAGAAAAGACATAAGAAACCTCGCTATTATAGCCCATGTTGACCATGGTAAGACCACTCTGATTGACGCCTTGCTGAAATATGCCGGCGCTTATAAGTTCAAGGAAGGTGAGTCCGCTATAATGGATTCCAATCCTATTGAAAGAGAAAGGGGCATTACCATATTGTCTAAAAATGCCTCTCTTCAGTACAAGGGAGTCCAGTTTAATCTAGTGGATACGCCCGGCCACGCCGATTTTGGAAGCGAGGTTGAGCGCATACTGAAGATGGTTGACGGCGTCTTACTGCTTGTTGACGCCTTTGAAGGCCCGATGCCTCAAACTAAATTTGTCCTTAAAAAATCTCTTGAGCTTCACCTAAAACCCATACTTGTGATAAACAAGCTTGACCGCCCGCACGTGCGTCCTGATGAAGTAGCGGACATGGTATTTGACCTTTTCTGCGAGCTAAATGCTACCGACGAACAACTTGATTTTCCAATAGTCTATGCCTCCGGCAAAGAAGGTTATGCCGCCCTTGACCTTGACGATCCCAGGGATTCAATGAAGCCGCTCTTGGAAATAATACTGCACAGGATATTGCCCCCTGTTGCCGATGCCGAAATGCCTTTTCAGATGCTGATAACGATGCTTGATTACGATTCTTATATAGGCCGTATCGGCATAGGCAGGATATTCTGCGGCGCTGTCCATATAAATGACAGTATAGCGCTTGTTAAACGCGATGGCGTGATTGAAAGAGGCAAGGTAACCAGAATAATGAAATACCGCGGCCTGGCCCGCGTTGAAGTTGAAGAGGCCTCGGCAGGCGACATTGTATTAATTTCCGGTATTGACAATGTTGAAGTGGGAGAGACCCTGGCATGCGCGGACAATCCGCAAGCCCTGCCGGCAATCAAAATAGACGAACCTACCATATCCATGAATTTTTCTCATAATACAAGCCCGCTTGCGGGCACCGACGGCGGCAGGTTCCTGACATCAAGGCATATACGCCAACGCCTGATGCACGAAGCAATGATCAATGTGGGCGTTAAAGTGGAGGATGTGGCAGGTACGGAAAGGCTTAAGGTTTCCGGCAGGGGGGAGCTCCATCTTGCCATACTTATTGAAACAATGCGCCGCGAGGGTTATGAAATTGAGGTATCAAAGCCGCAGGTCATCCTGAAAAAGATTGACGGCCGTATACTTGAACCCGTGGAAGAGGTGGTAATAGAAGTTGACAGTGAATATCAGGGCGCTGTCATGCAGGCGCTCGGTTGCCGTAAGGCGCAGACGCGGGAGATAAAGATAACGTCAGCCGGAACTTGCCGCATGGAATTTATTATCGCTTCAAGGGCGCTGGTAGGGTTTAGGAGCGATTTTTTAATGATGACACGCGGCAACGGCGTGATGTATCAGAATTTTTTTGAATATCAACCTTATAAAGGGGAATTACCGTTTCGCCAAAACGGTGTTCTTATTTCCCAGAACTCCGGAAATGCCGTCGCTTACGCTATTTTTAACCTTCAAGACCGCGGTGAGATATTTATACGCCCGGGAGACAGGATATATGAAGGTATGATAGTAGGCGTGAATAATAAAGGCGTTGATCTGGTAGTAAACGCCCTGCGCGAAAAAAAACTGACCAATATGCGCGCGTCAGGAAGCGATGAAGCGATAGCCCTTACCCCTCCGAGGCAGATAAGCCTTGAATTTGCCCTTGAGTTTATTGAAGATGACGAGCTGGTTGAGATTACCCCGAAGTCTATAAGGATCAGAAAAATTCATTTGAGCGAAACCGACCGCAAAAGGGCCGGCCGCGCGGCGCAGATAAATTAG
- a CDS encoding tRNA-dihydrouridine synthase: MLKIGSYTLKSKLILAPLSGCTDLPFRTICRAHDCKFAFYEMLDAHGLTYGHKKTLEMLESDKKDSPIGAQILGSDPDRCLEAANIILAHSKPKIIDLNFACPAKKVLKKKCGSALLENPKQAGKIVKKLSSSLHLPVTVKVRAGYNTNDGKEGILLSRICEDNGVSAVFFHGRSMRQGYSGRVNYEAIKQAKEALKVPLLGSGDVFSAELAKNMLDKTGCDGVLIARGAFGAPWIFDQTEMFLKNPSSPPEPVSYEMIVDTAKKHLQIFKGWKDRDKRHQHPIPANKCQSKNKGSVSSGPAPEKYYIGHLRKVAMWYSKGLPYSKRAREAISSANSFNEIIEILDRLKNDYDIKWLKR; encoded by the coding sequence ATGTTAAAAATTGGCTCCTACACCCTAAAATCAAAACTCATCTTAGCCCCGTTATCAGGCTGTACAGACCTGCCCTTTAGAACAATATGCCGGGCTCATGACTGCAAGTTTGCCTTTTATGAAATGCTTGATGCTCATGGTTTAACCTATGGCCACAAAAAAACACTTGAAATGCTTGAATCCGATAAAAAAGATTCTCCAATTGGCGCCCAGATTCTAGGCTCAGACCCAGACCGATGCCTTGAAGCTGCAAACATAATTTTAGCCCATTCAAAACCTAAAATAATTGATTTAAACTTCGCCTGCCCTGCCAAAAAAGTCCTTAAAAAAAAGTGCGGATCCGCTCTTCTTGAAAATCCCAAACAGGCGGGCAAAATAGTCAAGAAACTGTCCTCTTCTCTTCATCTTCCTGTCACAGTCAAGGTAAGGGCAGGCTATAATACAAACGACGGCAAAGAAGGTATCCTGTTATCAAGGATATGTGAAGATAATGGCGTAAGCGCGGTATTTTTCCATGGCAGAAGCATGCGGCAGGGTTATTCCGGAAGGGTCAATTATGAGGCAATAAAACAGGCCAAAGAAGCCTTAAAAGTGCCTCTCCTTGGAAGCGGTGACGTATTTTCTGCCGAGTTGGCAAAGAATATGTTAGATAAAACCGGCTGTGACGGCGTATTGATAGCAAGAGGCGCCTTCGGCGCTCCATGGATCTTTGATCAAACGGAAATGTTTCTTAAAAACCCTTCCTCGCCTCCGGAACCTGTCTCTTATGAAATGATAGTGGATACGGCAAAAAAACACCTCCAAATCTTTAAGGGCTGGAAAGATAGAGACAAGCGGCATCAACACCCCATTCCCGCTAATAAGTGCCAAAGTAAAAACAAAGGGTCCGTTTCCTCCGGCCCTGCCCCTGAAAAATACTATATCGGCCACCTGCGCAAAGTGGCTATGTGGTATTCCAAGGGCCTGCCTTACTCCAAAAGAGCCCGCGAGGCTATATCATCCGCAAACAGTTTTAATGAAATTATAGAAATTCTTGACAGGCTTAAGAATGATTATGATATAAAGTGGTTAAAAAGGTGA
- the lexA gene encoding transcriptional repressor LexA, whose amino-acid sequence MEKEKLLLHLEKIKTFYFKKKRMPSYSEMLGVFNLSSKNAVFKRVQTLINAGFLEKDNRGKLIPKRPMIAVPLLGSIQAGFPSPAEEELQDVVSLDEYLISNPNATFLVKVQGDSMLDAGIHQDDLVLIQKNLQPKDGDIVIAQVDGEWTLKYFKQKDKKVYLQAANQKYPTIIPRQELSIAGVVIANIRKYK is encoded by the coding sequence ATGGAAAAAGAAAAACTGCTGTTACATTTAGAGAAGATAAAGACATTTTATTTTAAGAAAAAACGCATGCCATCGTATTCTGAGATGCTTGGTGTTTTTAATCTGAGTTCAAAGAATGCTGTTTTCAAAAGAGTCCAAACGCTTATAAATGCAGGATTCCTGGAAAAAGATAACAGGGGTAAACTGATTCCAAAAAGGCCAATGATAGCAGTGCCTTTACTCGGCTCTATACAGGCAGGGTTTCCAAGCCCTGCTGAAGAAGAATTACAAGACGTTGTAAGCCTTGATGAATATCTTATATCAAATCCCAATGCAACTTTTTTAGTAAAAGTACAGGGTGATTCCATGTTAGATGCAGGCATCCACCAGGATGACCTTGTGCTTATCCAGAAAAACCTTCAGCCAAAAGACGGCGATATTGTTATCGCGCAGGTTGACGGCGAATGGACATTAAAGTATTTTAAGCAGAAAGACAAAAAGGTCTATTTGCAGGCGGCAAATCAAAAATACCCTACCATAATACCCAGGCAAGAACTTTCTATAGCCGGGGTAGTTATCGCAAATATAAGAAAATATAAATAA